The Vigna unguiculata cultivar IT97K-499-35 chromosome 11, ASM411807v1, whole genome shotgun sequence genomic sequence GGTGGTGGAAGATGCCTAAGAAGGTAAGGCCAATCATAGAGGAAGGGTGGATAAAGGAGATCTTAAGGAAGCTCTAGTGAAGTTGACTCTCATGAATAGAGTAATCTCAACAGCAATTCACTAAATTCAAGAGTGACTTTTACCATGGGGAGGCCTTCTTTTATAGGAGAAGAAGTCTGCAAGAGCTTGGCCAAAGAAGGGAGGAAAGCATGTAATTTTCAGCACATTTGCTAACTTCCTCTCCATGATTCACGGATCACAAGTCACGTGGCAATTGAATTTGGGCCTTAATTGATCCAATTCATTAGTTAGGTGATTTTTATGATCCATTTTCATTTATGCCGCCACCTATGTTCTATGTTCATTGAAAGCTTGGCCAAATACATGGCCTAATTAAAAACTATGCTAATGGACTAAGAAAAAGTCCATCAAATCTTGCCCTCTTTGGTCCATGTGAAAAGGAGTTGAAGTCTTAGGTCCATTATTATCAGCATGCTcccatcttttttttattcttcttaagATACCTCTAGTAACTGGACCTTTGGTAGGAGCTATGTCATCATAATGATATAAATATTCCGGgatatatttgtttgaaatCTGTTTCCCGTTTAGTGCACAAGCAATTGTTGGGTTGATGTTTTTCTGTGCCTTCCCTATATAATGGTCCCCTTGCAAGTGGAGAGTCCGTGGTCTTTACTTTTCCAATACATTTATGGCCTAAGTTTGCTATATATTTTAGCAAACATTTCTATCCTGTTTAAtgattcataataaaaaatttattgccCTGATACTTGatgacataaaaaaattgtgactGTGGAAAAACAAGGTGCAGTGATGACTTTATTTAACCTATGAGCAGGTACCTGAGACATTGTCAGCAGAGGAGCTTATTGATTTGAGAGCACCACCCAAGAGTGAAATACCAGTCATTAACCAAATTAAACTGCCTGAGGCAGATGGGTTTATCTTTGGCTTCCCAGCAAGGTTTGGATTGATGGCTTCTCAGTTTAAGGCTTTCCTTGATTCTACTCAATTTTTACGGAAAGCGCAAATGCTTGCACCGTAAGACCCCTCTTGACACCTCTATCTCATAGTTTCAGTATCAGTTCCGATGATGACAGATATATTCTAGCTTATAGAAAGACtcttctttttctaaaaatgtGATGCCATTTTCACTCTTCTAACAACACTTCAAGAGGGTTAATTCATTGGATATTCTGTAATATATGTCATGAATGATATATCTAGACTCACTTGTTGAACAAATATCTTAtcattcattatgcactataaTGCGACAAGACAAATTGTGCATTCTATGACATGCTTACTGCTATCACTCAGCTGGCTCATCATGGAAGGATATTTGTTCCAATAGGTTACACATTCGATCTTGGCATGTTTGAGATGAGCGAGCTGAAAGGTTGAAGTCCTTATGGTGCAGGTACTTACACTGGTCATGGCTCTAGAAACCCAACTGGGCTTGAGTTACAGTAAGCGTTCCACCAAGGGAAACATATTGCCAACATTGCAAAGCAGCTCAAGGACGATATTCACCCAATTTTTAATCTAGATAATAGAGGATATTGAGTTATATTCTCTCTGcctgcaattttatttttcagtacaTATTTGCAAATGTGAAGTTTAgtcttttctttcaattttaggCTTAAAAAACACTTGTTTCCTCATGAATGTTAGAGCCAACAAATAAGCACATAATATGCATTAGACATAACAAGAATTTCATAATTTGAGGAAGTTATACTAGTCTACAATATCATACATATATTGTGAACAGAAAGCCACTCTATTTGTCCTACCGGATGAAAAGATACCTACTTAAcagaaagaaaaactaaatcaaagtTATAGCCCCTATGCCAATAATTGGGATATGTATCATTTCAGATCTACTGATATggttatatatattctattcaAACGTTTCCCAAAACCAAACGAAATGGGTGTATCAAATGGAAGAGGCAAAGCTAGGTTTATAGGAAAAGGACAAACCTACTATACCATGCAGCATAACCTTCATGTGATTCATTACACATATTAGTGACGTCACATAATTTTTGAACTTGATATTAACTCTCAGTTATAGTATGTCGTTTTCATTATATACCCATTAAAATTGCACCTTCTCCCTCATAATCTAGCAGATTCATTTTAGTTAATTATATCATCCATTCCTCTCTGCATAGGTTCTCATCACATGTTTTCTGTACCGGAAGTCGTTCTTAAACCTACAAATATAGCCATTGTCTAACTTTTATATacgacaataaaaaaaaaaaagaaaactgtgGGAAAACTATGCACACACACCatctatatataattgaaacaaATACTGATTAGACAGTCCATGCGACATAAGTAGGCAGCTGTCACAAAGAAGAGAAATATTCTGATACACATTGCTTTTTCTTTACCtttgatatgaaaaaaaatcgaGTGTCATGTGATTCTCAAAGCTTTTTCGTATTCTTGTCCATTTTTTCCCTTCCTATCATTGGTTTGTGTCCAATTTTCTACTTCTAGCTTTGCGGCATCGTATTCTTCCGTTTCATAGCAAAAGTTGCCTACCCTCATATCTTTTCTCAACTAGCTAAACTAGCCACTCTCTTGAATTCCATCAGcaaatttttctcattttttcttttctctttttcgagATTCCAATGACGCGGTCCTTTTCAAACATGATGAAGTAGACCAGACATACACATGACTAGCTCTGAAAACTTGGAATGGAATCTGCAGAAAAAGTTACTTGTGGCCTTGTAGTATAACTAGAGCATGtttggattagatttttttttctaacacttTAGTTTGATTGATAGAAAAGGAACTGATAGAATTACTGTTCAAGCATATTTTggtttcaaataataaaaatcatctgttttcaaataaatttataccaCTTTTGTACTTTTTATAACATATCAACATTTTTGagaaaattcaaacaaaatatacCATAAAATCACTTTTCATCTAACGTATACAATCTTAAAGTTTATTCATATAATCAAGTATaggaataattgattatatcttttgtcaattattgaaataattttttgtcaCCGTAGTTAGCAGATGAACTTATTGCTCTTACTACGCTCAAGTGCTTATATAAATGGCAAACATGATTAGAGTAGAGAAGTGGAAGTTAAGCAAATGTATGTGTCATGTCCTGCAATAGATGCCATAAAAAGTTGAGAAAAAGGATAGGAATTGTGGAATCTATAGAAAATTGATATAGGCCCAAATAATTTGAAGATTCTATTCCTCCTCTCTTTTGGTCCATGTACTCTGGTATCTACGAAATTCATTGATTAGCAATCATGTTTAAGCATTATGCGACAGAAATTAttgaaaacaatgaaataaTATCTTATAAAAGCTAAAGCACAAAACAgctccaaaataataaaataaaaatacaattattatttCTCATGAGTGGCATATTCATGAGAAAAGGTGCTACATACGAAAGAAGATGCCCTTCAAACGGTtagaaaaactatatttaatttaccaattattttcaaaataaatgtgcTCAATATACGGTTCATTATGCAccttattatatataattattactcTACTCTAATGCTATTGGAGAAGTATAAAGATGGTAACTTATTAAGAAAACAGTATTGCTGGTCCCCTCCCATATCTCTTATTCACTTCTAACTTCTTCCAATATACCTTTGTGCCAAATACTTTTTTCCACAAAAACAAGGGAATAGTAGATTCCTCtcataattatcttatttaaattaaactttggTTGATGATGAGATAACCCTTGAAAACATAGTTAAATCATGTGTGACAGTTTCTCTAGTGAAGACAAATTTTGGAAGAAAGTAATTAGACTTGAATATAGTGTGGAGCCCCATGACAACTAGCTTTGTTAACACAATAATGGCTAATGCTTAAGTACTTTATGTTTGAATTAGTTTATGTTCTGATCTTGCTAGAGAAGTTTGAGAGTGAGATTTGGTAAAAGTACTTTTGGAGATGAAGGGGCAATTTCCCCTAGCCCAAGACaaaatagtttataatattACTCTCTGGCCAATAGGCTCCAAGTCATAACTAGTGGCAAATGTTTGAAGATATGCCAATCTAGTAAGTTTATAATTCTAATATTCCGTTATTATAATATGCCTTTCTATTGTGCCCTTATGAAATTTGTTTCTATTATGTCTTAATTTTCCTAATATAATACAGTGAAAAGAAGAACAGTATTGGACCTTATCCCCAACAACCTCTTCCATACACTGTATTAGACCTTATTGcatgtttaagaaaaaagaaaagaaaaaccctCTCCCTCAACGACCCATTAATAGTACAGATAACCCAGTTATTTATCAACCAAGAAATAGTTCAGTACAGGGGTTGGCTTATTTTATGgacataattatattattttcattttttaatattttaaaaaaataattacccttttaaataaattttgacaggAATGAACTTAATTTACGTGTTTAGTAATTGATTATCCTTTAAGGAGggattgtttttattatattatctcaAATTTAGTGTTTTTAAACATATACaacatttaaataaagtttaagtTTACCTTGTTTCTGATTAATCATATAGTAAAACGTTATTTACTTTATGCTCAAACAAAAAGTAATACTGTCACATCTCACTAAATAGCTACTATTCATTAACCTTAAACCTAATCTAACtaactaataaattatatattttttgtttcttgcaCAGTTTTTATTCTTCTTGTAGAAATAAGAAGTTGGAATAATGACGTATGCACACGTCATTCTAAATCTGGACCATCTCCAGAACTTtgttgaagatgaaaacatttgtgggttttctcttctttttacaTGTGCTTCCAATAGAAGCGCCTCTATGTGACCATTCATTACAAAGCACAAAAGCATGTGTGCAAAGCATcgccaaaatatatatatatatgaaaaatgtgGACGTGTAATTTGAACttaattttgaaacaaaaactGAAAGGGTGGAGTGGGCCACCCTCTGACTTCCGCTTACATATATTctaaagaaataaacaaatcaAAAGTGAGATTTCCAATCGAATGAGATATCCCACACTTACTCACTcttctatatttcaatgattccatcaaatttgttttttcttttccttgaaCTAAAGTAGTAGTCCCAGCTCTATGCACAAAAtaacaagaagaaaaattaacaaagcTCCTTTATCTTCCTCTAATAACAATTTTCTATCTAAGCTTACACCACAAACTTCCCTATATTCCGCAACTTAATTCTTTGTCACTCGTAATCCCCCACCCCTTGTGTGCATACATAGTTCTTCAATTATTAATACAacttataactatatataaacatattgtGCTCCAATAGTCCCAAAAATTGGCCAAATTACCTTGCCCCTCTTTCATCATTCGTCATGTAATTGGTCCACTGACCCTTTTGCTGAAGGTCATTTTTCCTCCACCCTCTATAtccttttattaatatcttcaaTTTCCATAATCTCAGAAGAACTAATTAACTATAACTTTACATCTCTCTTTTCTTTCGTCTTATCATTCCCAATTTGGCCTGGTTTCTTGATAAGACATATTGTCCTAGTTGCTGAGGGTACTGCTTCCGTGCCACTTTTGCCACCCACTAATAAATTAGCTATCTGTAAGTTCCTCCAAATGTTGGTGTCCAATATTCAACTGTGGGTTCATGAGTCACTGGAAATGTACTAGAAACTGGCACCAAACATAGCCCCCGGCTTCTAAGATCTTGCTTTGGACCTTCAGATTCCTTCGATTTACCTGAACTCTGAATTGATCAAAGGACAAAAAAGACAACATTATCAACATAAGCCCTatcaaattcaaacaaaatatcaGCTTTAACAACATTGTTGCTATAATAAAGAATAGATCCACTCATTTAAATTTCACGTAATctttttatattgaaagtttGAGTCTAACACACTGTAAAAATACTGCTATAAACtctctttttataaaaaagaagttATCCATTTATCTTCTTCAGAAAGTCAAAAGCGaaagtatttattttacttttacttttaattttttaatttatttttgtatcaatatatacatatacatttgTAGAGAATTTTATATACACGGGATCTTAGTCGTCAATATAAGAATCATTAGAAGAAtagtatattaaaattcaactcatgaaagaaataaaatttcaaagtaGCAATATGACGAAATAACGTAAAAAGATTCAGTTTCATTTTGGagatatttttaagaaaaggaaatatataaatatacgtATATTACCTGCTGGTGCTGTATGGGAGCACCACTTTTCATATATGGCGTGCTTAAAACctgaaaaaggagaaaataaataagattaaaattttctaattaaaactataatttcaGAAAAATGatatatgcatatattaatGTAGTTTTGATGGGACTTACGGAGACTTGTTCATGGAGGAATTTGATATATTCAATGGCTTCAGAAAGCACTGACGCTGTATCAGTCtgacacacagacacacacaacATTTCAAACAGATTTTAAAACTTGAATTCAATAAACAATATTAGTACAATCACACTTGCCATCATCTTTTTCTGCTTTCTTATATATCATAAATACTCACAAGAAATCATGGTCATCCACAAAAGATATTAGAAAAGAATAGATGATTTTATCAGAAGCTCACCTTTCCGAAAGGTGAAACCAATTGTTGAAGTGCAGTGATTCTGTCCCCCATCTTCTCTTTTCTCACCTAAGAACAACAGAAGAGGTACACTACGGGTTCATATCCAATTTTTAAGGACTCCAAAATCGAAAAATATAAGCTAAAAGTATgtgataaagaataaataaagagagaaaaattaaagataaaaaggtAAAAGCTAGCTAGCTTCCCTTCAACTTGAAAGTTTAGTTGCACTTATTGTACCTTAAAAGCTGGCAAAGGAGATGGGTTTTCGTTCCTGGGCCTTTTTGGTGCTGTTTCACTCCCACTTTTCTTCACGACACCCGAGTCCCTAACTTCAGATGTATTCTGCAAAACCATGGTCAACAAAATATTACACCTCAATTGCAGGAGTGGTTTATTTCAACCCTAAAATACAAActtcattatttatttgtttaatatttaaccCAGAAAAATACGACATTCTTTTCCAAATAATCTCTACGAAGAAAATTCTAATCcttaataaaagtaaaacatgTCATAGTTTTCATGTATACATTATTGTAGTTAAGCGTAAAAAGACAGGAAAAATCTAAATAAGagaataataaaacaaaaagctAAACAGATTTTTCGAGATTTAAAGTATATTAACGAATTATCATATATCATAGTGTTATGATCTACCAGGATCCGCGTAGTGGTGGGGATTTTAAACAGTTAGTATGAAGTTTTaagtttaaacttaattactgTGATAACTTATTTGTATATCTGTGTAGCAAAAGTGAAATGAAATACCTTTGATTGAACATCGAAATTTGATGGCGAGAAGGGGGTTTGCAAAGAGGAGATGAAGCTGGATCGAGCATCCTTTATAGCAGGCTCAGAATTAGCGTTCCAAAAGGGAGCGTTGTTGGTGAAATGCAACTGGTTATTGGGTTGTTGTTTTGGTGGTGAAGCTCTTAAGAACTGAGGCACCTTTGACCAAGAAGGCACTAACTCAATATTTGAGCTTAATCCATAGCTGGTTGCTGAGTAAGGAAAATTCATGGAACGATTCTCATAAGAACCACTACCACCTTGGTGGGGTTGTTGGTTATTGCTCTCATGTCCCAAAAGTCCTTGCAATATTGAAGAAGGGTTACCGACATAATCCATCTGAAAAGTACAAGGCAAACCTTGGCTTGTGACAGTGCTGTCCCCAGAGCTATATTGAGGACTGAACTGTGTTTGGTCCAAGGAGAAACCCCTCTTCAGTTCATTGCTTGATGGCTCCGCAGAGAACAATTTTTCTGGCCTCCAATGAACTTGTTGATGATGAGACAAcgcaatattattattcccacTTTCTTCATGAAACGTGGTGCCTGGTGAGCTCAAATTCTCTTGCAACATCGACCTGAAACTGCCTTCAGAACCCTTCTCACCTCGCCTACATCAAACATACACACAAAAGTTACAACTCAGCAAGGTTTTAGAAAAAAAGGGTTTGCAACCACGATTTCAGTCACAACATGAAGGTTTTTGCTCTCGCCATGTCTGCAATATGATATCACAATCATGGCTGCATCGGTCGCATTTTTCTACAAATTCACACAAAAGCAAAGATCGCATAGAAACCGAAGCAACTGCGACGGTGAACAAGACTACAATTTAAGACCTTTACTGctgctctttttttttcttcaatgttaTTCCCTTCTGGTAGGGAAGAATGAAAGAAgggaaagaaaaatagaaaacgaAAGAtccaattacttttttttctttttttattttattttagtttttgggTACTACTTTTGAGTAGTATTGTTGTAGAAGTCTTTGTCTTGACACAGACTACACTTACAGCTGCAAAGATGCTTGATTCCAGTCCATGGCTTGGGATGAGAGGCCCAAGCCCATCATGTGCAAGTTGGGATGGTCATTGGTGGGATTTGTGGCTGATGAGTCATGATGTGGCTGAACTTGAAGTTGCTTCTGGTCATGGAAAACCACAGAGGAACCTCCTGAGGCAGAGTTATCCATAGGAGAAGACCTAGCCATATCTTGCTGCCAAGCATAGTTTCCCATGTTGGTGAGGCCAGAAGAAGAAGACTGCGTTTCACCACTCTCAAACCTAACGTGTCTTGCTGATTCCCACCAGTTTCCACTTGCTTGAAACTGATCTTCTGACATGGCTGAAACTTCTTCTGGTTCAGCCTTCACATAAACATGAAAGTATTTGATAACACTAAGGATGTTATGTATGTCAGTTTGTGTTATTAGAGTGTGAGAATCTTTGTGGAGCTGTGAATTGTGAAGAAGTGAGAGTAACAGAAATGAACGAATGGAAAAGGGTTCGAAAGTTTGAAGTATTTATATTGGGAAGTGAAGGAGAAAAAATGGGTTTGGTGAGAGTGAGAACAGTGACAAACTAAGAGGGATATGGTTGACGCTCTTTGACAATTCAGGCGGTGATTAGACAGTGGAATTAAATTAAAGCTCATTTTAAAATCAGAATTTGacttattctttattattatcattatcattgtGCGGAATTTATCATTTCTTTCACGTCTGCCTGCCGCCTAAAATACCgatttttcttcttctgattAGTAACCTCAGTAAATATTGTGGAATTAAACCAATTTTTAGATTCTTACGAGATTTCACCGTAACAATTCTTTTAAAGACTATTACAACAAAATATATCTTTTCTTAtgataaaagtttaaaagtcttcaaaatatgtatataaaatttttatggaTAATTAATGGTCATGAA encodes the following:
- the LOC114168336 gene encoding transcription factor bHLH123-like produces the protein MSEDQFQASGNWWESARHVRFESGETQSSSSGLTNMGNYAWQQDMARSSPMDNSASGGSSVVFHDQKQLQVQPHHDSSATNPTNDHPNLHMMGLGLSSQAMDWNQASLQLRGEKGSEGSFRSMLQENLSSPGTTFHEESGNNNIALSHHQQVHWRPEKLFSAEPSSNELKRGFSLDQTQFSPQYSSGDSTVTSQGLPCTFQMDYVGNPSSILQGLLGHESNNQQPHQGGSGSYENRSMNFPYSATSYGLSSNIELVPSWSKVPQFLRASPPKQQPNNQLHFTNNAPFWNANSEPAIKDARSSFISSLQTPFSPSNFDVQSKNTSEVRDSGVVKKSGSETAPKRPRNENPSPLPAFKVRKEKMGDRITALQQLVSPFGKTDTASVLSEAIEYIKFLHEQVSVLSTPYMKSGAPIQHQQSSGKSKESEGPKQDLRSRGLCLVPVSSTFPVTHEPTVEYWTPTFGGTYR